In the genome of Catalinimonas alkaloidigena, the window GGTACCTGAAACCGAAGCGGTACACTTTGTCCACTTCGCCCGCAACAACACCCGAGTGATGGAAGAATTTCACCAGGAGCTGGATGCGGTGGTCGCCCGGTTGCAGGAAAATCCCGACCTGCGCGTCATTGTCGAAGGTCATACCGAAGGAGGCATGTCGGCCTACTACGCGGAAGAACTGGCCACCGACCGGGCCGAGGCCGTGGTCGATTACCTGCGCAACCAGGGCATTGCCAAAAAGCACCTGCGTACGCGGACCGTCGCGCAGGGACGTAACCTGGTGATTTCGAACGACTCGACCGTATTGGGATTGAACCGCCGCGTCGAGCTGCATGTGGTCGACAAAGATGCCTGGGAATACCGCACCTTCAGCAAGTGGACGCGCTGGCGGATTCGGATCGGGCTGTGCAGTACGGACCTCTACCGGGAAGCCCTGCGCCGCGACTTTTTCGGTCCTCACAAAAAAACGCCCAAGAAGAAAGTCATCTACGTCGACCCGGAAAACACGATCCGCACCACCGAGGCGCGGTAATGCCACCAAAAACGAGCGCTACGCCAGACTTTCGCCCGGCGTAGCGCTTCGCATAGAACCCACTGTTTGTGCGTATTATCGGACCAGCACCAGCTTTTTGGTGTCGATGGTTTCGCCGTCGATCACGAGTTGATAGACGTACGTGCCGGCCGGAAACTGCCCCGTCCGAAACGTAACGGCACCTTCGCCCCGGTGCGGAATCTTCAGGTTTTGTACTTCCTGTCCGGTGATGGAAATGAGCCGCAGGTTCGCCTGGTGGGCTTCGTTCGGAATCAGGTAGCGGATCACCGTACTTCCATCTGCCGGATTGGGGTAATTCTGCCACAGCCGCGCCTTGGTTTGCGTC includes:
- a CDS encoding OmpA family protein, producing the protein MLTLLIGATFCLPGHATELAMMELHGKITDARTGIALPAVLSYQLPEDDDIGEIAPESDGSYSLLLVVGETYQISVTAQGYATTRQLLPVTRAGRMEKNYTLTSLTELAPGQSLYEQTALEAKALVPETEAVHFVHFARNNTRVMEEFHQELDAVVARLQENPDLRVIVEGHTEGGMSAYYAEELATDRAEAVVDYLRNQGIAKKHLRTRTVAQGRNLVISNDSTVLGLNRRVELHVVDKDAWEYRTFSKWTRWRIRIGLCSTDLYREALRRDFFGPHKKTPKKKVIYVDPENTIRTTEAR